From the genome of Scytonema hofmannii PCC 7110, one region includes:
- a CDS encoding glycerol-3-phosphate acyltransferase, whose translation MLELWGIVIIFIICPLLGALPLIAWITQALAKRKIAQLGTGNIGVSSAFYHGGTLVGVLAVLSEALKGIAAVLLARVIFKDGSAWELVALIALVLGRYIAGRGAGTTNVVWGFAVHDPLAATFVLLLASVSFTIVRSRQVAKFGILILFPLIVGILHSEDPPHIIAAVALAALLGWIYKQMPDDLDLPVEQAQPDTQAAFKFFRGEQDILTLDDDLDARFFGQKAARLAEVKRWGYQVPKGWVLAPYDDPAPLIELLQPSRLFPLVVRSSAIGEDTELASAAGQYVTVLNVTTKKELRDAIARCQASYNSSSAVQYRSDRGVYDGAMAVLVQQQVQGVYSGVAFTRDPITKQGEAVVIEALPGNATQVVSGRTTPEQYRAYIGDTDNLASIELEGKGSIPAALIKQVAYLCRRIEQRYHGIPQDIEWTFDGQTLWVLQARPITTLLPIWTRKIAAEVIPGLIRPLTWSINRPLTCGVWGGIFALVLGERSMGLDFNKTATLYYSRAFFNASLLGEIFQRMGLPPESLEFLTRGAKMSKPPVDTTLRNLPGLIRLVWREICLKMDFQWDNSKRFAPALSQLSQESVEDLDPVKLVARIEDILEWLRRATYYSIMAPLSVALRQAIFRVKDGELDNSKTPEIAALRSLQQLAAQARQVMPDLDPEMAFEQLEQTPEGQEILTQFENLLNKYGYLSEVGTDIAVPTWKEAPSAVRHLFVQFMQLPEPAKPKQKGKKKRGFVQSRVDLKGRVTEVYSRLLAELRWCFVTLEQVWLKSGLLEEPGDIFFLDFDEVRRLVEGFEPDFVDRLHDLVKLRRTELDNDSQLEPVPLLVYGNDPPKFPFRSAIALPDQVLQGIPASPGQVEGRVKVLRNLQAVVDVDKDTILVVPYTDSGWAPLLVRAGGLIAEAGGRLSHGAIIAREYGIPAIMDVKSATWILQDGQRVRMDGYRGIVEISNDLRPEHE comes from the coding sequence ATGCTAGAACTTTGGGGTATTGTCATTATCTTTATCATCTGTCCCCTCCTGGGTGCGCTACCGCTTATTGCCTGGATTACCCAAGCCTTAGCTAAGCGGAAGATAGCACAATTGGGGACAGGAAACATTGGTGTGTCATCTGCCTTCTACCACGGTGGTACGCTAGTGGGAGTGCTGGCAGTCTTATCAGAAGCGCTTAAGGGTATTGCAGCAGTCTTACTTGCCCGTGTTATTTTCAAAGATGGCTCGGCGTGGGAGTTAGTTGCTTTAATTGCCCTGGTATTAGGTCGGTATATAGCAGGTCGAGGCGCAGGTACGACAAATGTGGTTTGGGGATTTGCCGTACACGACCCCTTAGCAGCAACATTTGTATTGTTGCTAGCTAGCGTTAGTTTTACGATTGTGCGCTCCAGACAAGTGGCAAAATTTGGGATTTTAATTTTGTTTCCACTGATTGTGGGGATTTTGCACAGCGAAGACCCACCTCATATTATAGCTGCAGTTGCTTTAGCGGCTTTACTGGGTTGGATTTACAAACAAATGCCTGATGATTTGGACTTACCCGTTGAACAGGCGCAACCCGATACGCAAGCAGCATTTAAATTTTTTCGGGGCGAACAAGATATTCTGACCCTGGATGACGATTTAGATGCTCGTTTTTTCGGACAAAAGGCAGCTAGACTTGCAGAAGTCAAGCGATGGGGTTATCAAGTTCCCAAGGGATGGGTACTAGCTCCTTATGACGATCCCGCACCGTTGATAGAATTGCTTCAGCCATCGCGTCTATTTCCCCTTGTAGTTCGTTCCTCAGCCATAGGAGAAGACACGGAACTGGCTTCGGCTGCGGGTCAGTATGTTACAGTATTAAATGTGACGACAAAAAAGGAATTGCGCGATGCGATCGCACGCTGTCAGGCTTCCTATAATAGTTCATCAGCAGTACAATACCGCAGCGATCGCGGAGTGTATGATGGAGCAATGGCAGTCCTGGTTCAGCAGCAAGTCCAAGGAGTCTATTCGGGAGTTGCTTTTACCCGCGATCCCATTACCAAACAAGGTGAAGCTGTCGTCATAGAAGCATTGCCAGGAAATGCAACTCAAGTGGTTTCCGGACGAACTACCCCAGAACAATATCGTGCTTACATTGGCGATACAGACAACCTCGCTTCCATAGAACTAGAAGGTAAAGGGAGCATTCCAGCCGCTTTAATCAAGCAAGTTGCATATCTATGTCGGCGGATTGAACAGCGCTACCACGGAATTCCTCAAGATATAGAGTGGACTTTTGACGGTCAAACTCTTTGGGTGTTACAAGCACGCCCCATAACAACACTGCTACCAATTTGGACTCGGAAAATTGCAGCAGAAGTTATTCCCGGACTGATTCGTCCCCTAACTTGGTCGATCAATCGCCCGTTAACTTGTGGTGTTTGGGGAGGAATTTTTGCTTTGGTTTTGGGTGAACGTTCTATGGGGTTAGATTTCAACAAAACAGCAACTTTATACTACTCTAGAGCTTTCTTTAACGCCTCGTTGTTGGGAGAAATTTTCCAGCGTATGGGTTTACCTCCCGAAAGTCTGGAGTTCTTAACACGGGGCGCAAAAATGAGTAAACCTCCCGTGGATACGACTTTACGCAACTTACCTGGATTGATACGGCTGGTTTGGCGGGAAATCTGTCTAAAAATGGATTTTCAGTGGGACAACAGCAAGCGTTTTGCTCCTGCTTTGTCTCAGTTAAGTCAGGAGTCAGTAGAAGACCTCGATCCGGTGAAGTTAGTCGCTAGAATAGAAGATATTTTGGAGTGGCTTCGCCGCGCGACTTACTATAGTATTATGGCTCCCCTGAGTGTGGCATTGCGGCAAGCAATATTTCGGGTAAAAGACGGGGAACTTGATAATAGCAAGACTCCAGAAATAGCGGCGCTGCGATCGCTTCAACAACTGGCTGCACAAGCCCGACAAGTTATGCCCGATCTCGATCCAGAAATGGCATTTGAGCAGTTAGAACAAACACCCGAAGGGCAAGAAATTCTCACACAATTTGAGAATCTGCTGAATAAGTACGGTTACTTAAGCGAAGTAGGAACCGATATTGCTGTTCCCACTTGGAAGGAAGCACCATCAGCAGTCAGACATTTGTTTGTGCAGTTCATGCAGCTACCTGAACCAGCAAAACCCAAGCAAAAAGGAAAGAAAAAAAGAGGTTTTGTACAAAGCCGTGTCGATTTAAAGGGGCGAGTGACTGAGGTATACTCCCGACTTTTAGCCGAATTGCGTTGGTGTTTTGTGACCTTAGAACAGGTGTGGTTAAAATCAGGCTTGCTCGAAGAACCAGGAGATATATTTTTCTTGGATTTTGATGAAGTGCGGCGTCTTGTTGAAGGTTTTGAGCCAGACTTTGTGGATCGGTTACACGATTTAGTGAAATTGAGACGAACCGAACTTGACAATGACAGTCAGTTAGAGCCAGTACCTTTGTTAGTTTACGGTAACGACCCCCCAAAATTTCCGTTCCGAAGTGCGATCGCCTTACCCGATCAAGTTCTGCAAGGTATTCCTGCTAGTCCCGGACAAGTGGAAGGAAGGGTGAAGGTGTTGCGAAACTTACAAGCTGTCGTTGATGTTGATAAGGATACAATTCTAGTAGTGCCTTATACTGATTCTGGATGGGCTCCTTTGCTAGTGAGAGCGGGAGGATTGATTGCTGAAGCAGGTGGAAGACTTTCTCACGGAGCAATCATTGCTCGCGAATATGGGATTCCTGCAATCATGGATGTCAAAAGTGCTACATGGATACTACAGGATGGTCAGAGGGTAAGGATGGATGGATATAGGGGTATTGTAGAAATATCTAACGATTTAAGACCCGAACACGAATAG
- a CDS encoding lipid kinase has translation MRNRALLLVNRQARQGEKSLPEAIRCLEESGFVLIQETTQKPQDLGEIILRYQQEVDLVIIGGGDGTLNAAVDALVETRLPLGILPLGTANDLARTLRIPNSIPEACKVIAKGEIARIDLGVVNGKHFFNVASLGLSVQITQKLTKKTKQRWGIFAYAVTALQVIWESRPFHAEIQINGQSIRVKTVQIAVGNGRYYGGGMAVVHNAMIDDQRLDLYSLEIRHWWQIIPILPTMRQGRHINWSGVRSLSGEEIEVYTRKPRPINTDGEITTYTPAHFRVLPKSLAVLVPVEDSNGAGWSSNHLTSDQ, from the coding sequence ATGAGAAACCGCGCACTGCTGTTAGTCAATCGCCAAGCCCGTCAGGGAGAAAAAAGCTTACCAGAAGCGATCCGTTGTCTTGAAGAATCGGGTTTTGTTTTGATCCAAGAAACCACCCAAAAACCACAAGATCTCGGTGAAATCATTCTCCGCTACCAGCAAGAAGTTGATTTAGTCATTATTGGTGGTGGTGATGGAACCCTCAATGCTGCGGTAGATGCTTTGGTTGAGACTCGTTTACCTCTGGGAATTTTACCTTTAGGAACTGCCAATGATTTAGCTCGAACTTTGAGAATTCCTAACTCCATACCTGAGGCGTGCAAAGTCATTGCCAAAGGAGAGATCGCACGCATTGATTTAGGCGTAGTCAATGGCAAGCACTTTTTTAATGTTGCTAGCTTGGGATTGAGTGTACAAATTACCCAGAAACTGACTAAAAAAACTAAGCAACGTTGGGGAATATTTGCCTATGCTGTGACTGCTTTACAAGTCATTTGGGAATCGCGACCTTTTCACGCAGAAATTCAGATCAACGGTCAATCAATTCGAGTGAAAACAGTGCAAATTGCCGTAGGTAATGGTCGCTATTACGGTGGCGGTATGGCAGTGGTTCATAATGCCATGATTGACGACCAAAGATTAGACTTGTACAGTTTGGAGATTCGACACTGGTGGCAAATCATTCCTATTCTACCTACAATGCGACAAGGGCGGCACATTAATTGGTCTGGTGTTCGTTCTCTTTCAGGTGAAGAAATTGAAGTGTATACTCGGAAACCTCGCCCTATCAATACTGATGGTGAAATTACAACATATACTCCCGCTCACTTCCGTGTTCTTCCTAAATCTTTAGCTGTATTAGTTCCAGTGGAAGACTCTAATGGTGCGGGTTGGAGCAGTAACCACCTGACCAGTGACCAGTGA
- a CDS encoding exopolysaccharide biosynthesis protein: protein MHLKFSQDIKSLLQRLSEQPLSLGDILAETSERGFCLVIILLVLPFLFPIPPGLTGPFGGACLILSVQMVLGKRSPWLPQKIAKYKFPRAFVETLLQNLRRVTRLLEKITRPRMAKIANHPFIWRFNGLCISWLILLLISPIPLTNPIPTVGILLLAVATIESDGLLMCVGYIFTVLTTLFFGFIFYALWMAPSLLPQIFR, encoded by the coding sequence ATGCACCTCAAATTTTCTCAAGATATTAAGTCTCTGCTGCAACGGTTATCCGAACAGCCACTCAGTCTGGGTGATATTTTGGCTGAAACCTCAGAACGAGGATTTTGCCTGGTGATTATATTATTGGTATTGCCTTTTCTATTTCCTATACCACCCGGTTTAACAGGTCCCTTTGGTGGTGCTTGCTTGATATTATCAGTACAGATGGTTTTGGGAAAGCGATCGCCTTGGCTTCCGCAAAAAATAGCTAAGTATAAATTCCCTCGCGCTTTTGTTGAAACACTTTTACAAAACCTAAGACGCGTTACTAGATTGTTAGAAAAAATCACCCGTCCCAGGATGGCAAAAATCGCAAATCATCCTTTTATTTGGAGATTTAATGGGCTTTGTATTTCTTGGTTAATTCTTCTGCTGATTTCACCAATTCCTCTCACTAATCCCATTCCTACCGTAGGAATCTTGCTTCTTGCAGTTGCTACGATAGAGTCTGATGGTTTGTTAATGTGTGTTGGTTATATTTTTACTGTTTTAACAACTTTATTCTTTGGATTTATTTTTTACGCTTTGTGGATGGCTCCCAGTTTACTACCTCAAATTTTCCGATAA
- a CDS encoding DUF4760 domain-containing protein, with the protein MSSRWEAISAISSLIQTVVIIITVIFAVLQVRQTNRSHKLDVSIRLFDELSSPNSRKNRTFIYSLKGREPSQLTTEDFLIIDEVLSSLDRVWILIQNGQVDNEFVYDIYGEMFLKLWGVLHPTVIHERGRRGNYYRQRTESLVKSVKKHFKTQNKPLEYPI; encoded by the coding sequence ATGTCATCAAGATGGGAGGCAATAAGCGCAATATCATCTCTCATTCAAACAGTTGTAATAATCATTACGGTTATATTTGCTGTTTTGCAGGTTAGGCAAACAAATCGAAGCCACAAATTAGATGTATCTATTAGATTATTTGATGAGCTTTCCTCACCGAATAGCAGAAAAAACAGAACTTTTATATATTCTCTGAAAGGTCGAGAGCCGTCCCAACTGACAACAGAAGACTTTCTTATCATTGATGAAGTTTTATCAAGCTTAGACCGTGTTTGGATTTTGATTCAAAATGGTCAGGTAGATAATGAATTCGTTTATGATATTTACGGCGAAATGTTTTTGAAGTTATGGGGAGTCCTACACCCAACTGTAATTCATGAAAGAGGGCGTAGAGGAAATTATTACCGTCAAAGAACTGAGAGTTTAGTTAAGAGTGTTAAAAAACATTTCAAAACGCAAAATAAGCCGTTGGAGTATCCTATTTAG
- a CDS encoding Uma2 family endonuclease, with product MLQPLPNRISFQEFIEWKPEGKRYELHDGIIVEMAQPLGEHEEVTGFLTKKLGTELDRLSLRYLIPKTALVKPLENESAYSPDILIVNKDNLQFEPYCKKESTVTQAASIPLVVEVVSTNWRDDYYIKYAVYEQIGIPEYWIVDYLALGGRSFLGNPKIPTIFVCSLIEGEYQMTKFGNNDRLHSPTFPELNLTVQQIFNTD from the coding sequence ATGCTACAACCACTACCTAACCGAATCAGCTTTCAAGAATTTATCGAATGGAAACCAGAGGGTAAACGTTATGAACTGCATGATGGAATAATTGTTGAAATGGCACAACCACTGGGAGAACATGAAGAAGTCACAGGCTTTTTAACTAAAAAATTGGGTACAGAATTAGATCGGTTAAGTCTTCGCTACCTAATTCCTAAAACAGCATTAGTTAAGCCTTTAGAAAATGAATCAGCTTATTCACCAGATATTTTAATAGTCAACAAAGATAATTTGCAGTTTGAACCTTACTGTAAAAAAGAATCTACTGTAACGCAGGCTGCATCTATTCCTTTAGTCGTTGAAGTCGTTAGTACCAACTGGCGTGATGACTATTATATTAAGTATGCGGTTTACGAACAAATTGGTATTCCAGAATATTGGATTGTTGATTACTTGGCTTTAGGTGGACGCTCATTCCTTGGTAATCCCAAAATACCTACTATCTTTGTTTGCTCTTTAATAGAAGGTGAATACCAAATGACTAAATTTGGCAATAATGACCGTCTTCATTCTCCAACATTCCCAGAATTAAACTTAACTGTTCAACAGATATTTAATACTGATTAG
- the aroB gene encoding 3-dehydroquinate synthase codes for MASVINVNLPQQSYEIAIAPSSLDKLGEYMTNLKLGKKVLIVSNPTLFRHYGERAIGSLEAAGFEVARCTLPPGERYKTLSIVQKIYDTALENRIERSSTMVALGGGVIGDMTGFAAATWLRGINFVQVPTTLLAMVDASIGGKTGVNHPKGKNLIGAFHQPRLVLIDPEVLKTLPVREFRAGMAEVIKYGIIWDAQLFSEMEQSKRLDQMRYVKPELIDSILTRSCQAKADVVSKDEKEAGLRAILNYGHTIGHAVESLTGYRVVNHGEAVAIGMVAAGQIAVELGMWQKEETERQDSLIQKAGLPTQLPSGLDIEAIVDALQLDKKVKAGKVRFILPTQIGTVTITDEVPSDTIRQVLQRMITVE; via the coding sequence ATGGCTTCTGTTATTAACGTGAATCTGCCGCAGCAGTCCTATGAAATTGCGATCGCACCTAGCAGTCTAGACAAGCTTGGTGAATACATGACGAATCTAAAGCTGGGCAAGAAGGTACTTATAGTTTCTAACCCAACATTATTTAGGCATTATGGTGAAAGGGCAATAGGATCTCTAGAAGCAGCTGGGTTTGAAGTTGCACGTTGTACCTTACCACCAGGTGAACGCTATAAAACCTTAAGTATAGTGCAGAAAATTTACGATACTGCCTTAGAAAATCGCATAGAACGCTCATCAACAATGGTGGCATTGGGGGGTGGTGTCATTGGAGACATGACTGGCTTTGCCGCCGCCACTTGGTTGCGGGGGATTAACTTTGTACAAGTGCCAACGACACTCCTAGCAATGGTGGATGCGTCCATCGGTGGAAAAACTGGTGTAAATCATCCCAAAGGAAAGAATTTGATTGGTGCATTTCATCAACCGCGCTTGGTTCTTATAGATCCAGAGGTACTAAAAACTTTGCCAGTGCGGGAGTTTCGTGCGGGAATGGCAGAAGTCATTAAATACGGTATCATTTGGGATGCTCAATTATTTAGCGAGATGGAACAGAGCAAACGTCTTGACCAAATGCGCTACGTCAAACCAGAGTTAATAGATAGCATTTTAACACGATCTTGTCAAGCAAAGGCTGATGTCGTTAGTAAAGATGAGAAAGAAGCGGGACTGCGGGCGATTCTCAACTACGGACACACTATCGGTCATGCAGTAGAAAGCTTGACAGGTTATCGTGTTGTGAATCATGGTGAAGCAGTTGCCATTGGCATGGTAGCAGCAGGACAGATTGCAGTAGAACTGGGAATGTGGCAAAAAGAAGAGACAGAACGTCAAGATTCCCTGATTCAAAAAGCAGGTTTACCAACTCAACTTCCATCCGGGCTAGATATTGAAGCTATAGTTGATGCTTTGCAACTGGATAAGAAAGTGAAAGCCGGTAAAGTCAGGTTTATTTTGCCAACACAGATTGGAACCGTAACAATTACTGATGAAGTGCCATCAGATACAATTCGGCAAGTGTTGCAAAGGATGATAACCGTAGAATAA
- the petL gene encoding cytochrome b6-f complex subunit PetL, with the protein MLAAIAYVGFLAVFTGIAVGLLFGLRAAKIL; encoded by the coding sequence ATGCTTGCTGCGATCGCTTACGTAGGATTCTTAGCCGTATTTACTGGTATTGCTGTTGGTTTATTGTTTGGTTTGCGTGCTGCCAAAATTCTCTGA
- the bioB gene encoding biotin synthase BioB: MSAIRSDWQESEIRAIYNTPLLELIYQAASTHRQYHDPKKIQVCKLISIKTGGCPEDCGYCAQSSHYKTEVKPQALLEKETVVGIARQALVNGASRVCMGAAWREVRDNSQFEHVLDMVKEVTALGVEVCCTLGMLTEAQAKRLEEAGLYAYNHNLDTSRDYYSTIITTRTYDDRLNTINNVRQTNVTVCSGGILGLGETTDDRISMLHTLATLHPHPESVPVNILSRVEGTPLENQSEIPIWDILRMIATARIVMPASDVRLSAGRAKLSQVEQALCFLAGANSIFSSDDGHMLTVTTPCPGYGCDREMLDLLGLEMRPPFTRQEKVAKESVVR; this comes from the coding sequence ATGTCAGCAATAAGATCCGATTGGCAAGAATCAGAGATACGTGCAATATATAATACTCCGTTGCTAGAGCTTATCTATCAAGCTGCTAGTACACATCGTCAATACCACGATCCCAAAAAGATACAAGTTTGTAAACTGATATCAATCAAAACTGGGGGTTGTCCGGAAGATTGTGGTTACTGTGCTCAGTCTTCTCACTATAAGACAGAAGTCAAGCCACAAGCACTCTTAGAAAAGGAAACAGTGGTTGGGATTGCACGACAAGCACTCGTAAACGGTGCGAGTCGGGTGTGTATGGGCGCGGCTTGGCGAGAGGTGCGCGACAATTCTCAATTCGAGCACGTGCTGGATATGGTTAAGGAAGTCACCGCCTTAGGCGTGGAAGTCTGCTGCACTTTAGGTATGCTCACAGAAGCACAAGCCAAGCGTTTGGAAGAAGCGGGGCTTTACGCTTATAACCATAACTTAGACACTTCTCGAGATTACTACAGCACTATTATTACCACCAGAACCTACGACGATCGCCTCAACACGATTAACAATGTTCGTCAAACAAACGTCACTGTCTGTTCTGGAGGTATACTCGGTCTGGGTGAAACTACAGATGACCGAATATCCATGCTACACACTCTAGCAACCCTACATCCTCACCCAGAATCCGTACCAGTAAACATTCTCTCCAGGGTTGAAGGGACACCTTTAGAAAACCAATCAGAGATTCCCATTTGGGATATCCTGCGGATGATTGCTACAGCCCGAATTGTTATGCCTGCTTCTGACGTTCGTTTAAGTGCAGGTAGAGCAAAGCTGTCGCAGGTTGAACAAGCGCTGTGCTTCCTAGCAGGAGCAAATTCCATCTTTTCTAGCGATGACGGACATATGCTAACAGTGACAACTCCCTGTCCGGGTTACGGGTGCGATCGCGAAATGTTGGATTTGCTTGGTTTGGAAATGCGTCCTCCTTTTACACGCCAGGAAAAGGTTGCTAAAGAAAGCGTTGTTAGGTAA
- a CDS encoding GNAT family N-acetyltransferase: MKMELPLITTERLLLRLATEEDIPAILKFYTNNKTFLTPYSPSWADGFFTEDYWYWRIDSDRKEFLNDISLRLFIFLQNKPKTVIGLINFSNFTRRAAQYCNVGYGLAETEQGKGYMTEALQAAIQYVFQELNMHRIMANYMPHNQRSSNVLKKLGFVIEGYARDYLFINEKWEDHIFTSITNYNWRLKN; encoded by the coding sequence ATAAAAATGGAACTGCCACTGATTACCACTGAGCGTCTTTTACTAAGATTAGCTACTGAAGAAGATATTCCGGCAATTCTAAAATTTTATACAAACAACAAAACTTTTTTGACACCATACTCGCCCTCTTGGGCTGATGGTTTCTTTACTGAAGATTATTGGTATTGGAGGATAGATAGCGATCGCAAAGAATTTCTAAACGACATATCCTTAAGACTATTTATTTTTCTGCAAAACAAGCCAAAGACAGTTATTGGACTCATCAACTTTAGTAACTTCACAAGACGCGCCGCTCAGTATTGTAATGTTGGATACGGGCTGGCAGAAACCGAACAAGGAAAGGGCTATATGACAGAAGCACTGCAAGCAGCAATTCAATATGTATTTCAAGAATTAAATATGCACCGTATTATGGCTAACTATATGCCTCACAATCAGCGTAGCAGTAATGTCTTGAAGAAGCTGGGATTTGTCATAGAAGGTTATGCCAGAGATTACTTATTCATTAATGAAAAATGGGAAGATCACATTTTTACAAGCATCACCAACTATAATTGGCGTTTAAAGAATTAG
- a CDS encoding protein adenylyltransferase SelO produces the protein MTLAETANNKISGNPFLNLNYESALEALGNDYYDEVAAAEFPQHILRWRNNSILSRLGLNPEDVTDEHFITAFGKFEGRKPLLALRYHGYQFGEYNPFLGDGRGFLYGQVRGTDGELYDFGTKGSGKTPYSRGGDGMLTLKGGVREVLAAEALHHMGVRTSRCLSMIETGLSLWRGDEPSPTRSSVIVRMNRSHIRFGTFERLHYIRRPDLAKKLLDHAINQYYRYLVDEKEKYALFYTDLVKRTAELVGQWMAAGFCHAVLNTDNMSITGESFDYGPYAFIPSYQPHFTAAYFDYYGRYCYSHQPSICKWNLERLQESLKAIVEPSEMEAGLVTFDEHYHHEYRALMLKKLGFETINHPEALELFNLTIQFLQESKVEYHKFFSEMARTFSSKWRDDPSLIMVDSSIVPVSGSSQLFDDWCILYHKILNSFDIEQMNAIAQTLIRHNPKTVILRPVIESIWEPIVQEDNWQPFYELLARIQSGG, from the coding sequence ATGACTCTAGCTGAAACAGCAAACAACAAGATTTCTGGCAATCCCTTCCTCAACCTCAACTACGAAAGTGCTCTCGAAGCTTTAGGTAATGATTATTACGACGAAGTGGCAGCAGCAGAATTTCCCCAACACATATTACGTTGGCGTAACAATTCAATCCTGAGTCGCTTGGGGCTAAATCCTGAAGATGTGACAGATGAGCATTTTATCACAGCTTTTGGCAAATTTGAAGGAAGAAAACCATTGTTAGCGCTTCGTTACCACGGCTATCAATTTGGTGAATACAATCCTTTTTTGGGTGATGGTAGAGGGTTTCTCTACGGACAAGTACGGGGTACTGATGGTGAATTATACGACTTTGGTACCAAAGGTTCTGGTAAAACTCCTTACTCCCGTGGTGGGGATGGTATGCTGACTCTCAAGGGCGGCGTGCGGGAAGTTCTAGCAGCAGAAGCACTACATCACATGGGTGTACGTACTTCGCGATGTTTGAGCATGATTGAAACAGGGTTGTCCCTTTGGCGCGGTGATGAACCCTCTCCTACCCGTTCTTCAGTTATAGTCAGGATGAACCGATCGCACATCCGATTTGGTACATTTGAACGATTGCATTATATTCGACGTCCCGATTTAGCCAAGAAGCTCTTAGATCATGCGATCAACCAATATTATCGATATCTAGTAGATGAAAAAGAAAAATATGCCTTGTTTTATACAGATTTAGTCAAAAGAACAGCAGAACTTGTAGGACAGTGGATGGCTGCTGGTTTTTGTCATGCCGTGTTAAATACTGACAATATGTCAATTACAGGGGAAAGTTTTGATTACGGTCCCTATGCTTTCATCCCTAGCTATCAACCCCATTTTACGGCTGCTTATTTTGACTACTATGGACGCTACTGCTACAGCCATCAACCAAGTATTTGTAAATGGAATTTAGAAAGACTCCAAGAGTCTTTAAAAGCGATAGTTGAACCATCTGAGATGGAAGCGGGTTTAGTAACTTTTGACGAACATTATCATCATGAATACCGTGCTTTAATGTTGAAAAAGCTTGGTTTTGAGACAATAAATCATCCAGAAGCTTTGGAACTTTTCAATTTAACAATTCAATTTTTGCAGGAGAGTAAAGTTGAATATCATAAGTTTTTTTCTGAGATGGCTCGCACGTTTTCATCTAAATGGCGAGACGATCCCAGTTTGATTATGGTAGATTCGAGCATTGTACCAGTATCAGGCTCATCACAACTTTTCGATGATTGGTGTATTTTGTACCATAAGATACTGAATAGTTTTGATATAGAGCAAATGAATGCGATCGCTCAAACTTTAATTCGTCACAATCCCAAAACTGTGATATTAAGACCAGTCATTGAATCAATTTGGGAACCAATTGTTCAAGAAGATAATTGGCAACCTTTTTACGAGCTTCTTGCTCGCATACAGTCTGGGGGGTAA
- a CDS encoding DUF565 domain-containing protein, translating to MQNTRLNNLLSTTSDRLRVWFFNPWRRWSILIISWLFGFFLGSAISTTAGQTAELDVVIAAFLVLFTEVGSRIFYGRTIQGRKALWVEALNILKVGLIYSLFLEAFKLGS from the coding sequence ATGCAAAACACGCGTCTTAACAACCTATTGAGTACTACGAGCGATCGCTTGAGGGTTTGGTTTTTCAACCCTTGGCGGCGGTGGTCAATATTAATAATCAGTTGGTTGTTCGGTTTTTTCTTAGGCAGTGCAATTTCTACAACAGCGGGACAAACTGCTGAATTGGATGTCGTAATTGCTGCATTCTTAGTCCTGTTTACAGAAGTAGGTAGCAGGATATTCTATGGTCGTACCATCCAAGGACGGAAAGCTCTTTGGGTAGAAGCGCTTAACATTCTTAAAGTTGGTCTGATATACAGCCTATTTCTTGAAGCCTTCAAGCTGGGATCGTAA